One stretch of Pseudoalteromonas shioyasakiensis DNA includes these proteins:
- the rluA gene encoding bifunctional tRNA pseudouridine(32) synthase/23S rRNA pseudouridine(746) synthase RluA: MLLNYNPPMTPYLSIVYQDDDLLIVNKPSGLLTVPGKDPKHADCLIARINRVFPTAKIVHRLDMATSGIICLAMHKEAHRNLSIQFQDRKTAKRYIARVFGKLEQETGSVDLPLICDWPNRPKQMVDHDNGKPSLTHFKVLEYEGNATRVELTPITGRSHQLRVHMLSLGHPILGDKLYAHPEAFAMAPRLQLHAEMLTLAHPASGETLIFEAAPEF; this comes from the coding sequence GTGTTACTCAATTATAATCCCCCAATGACACCTTATTTAAGTATTGTTTATCAAGATGATGACTTACTTATTGTGAATAAACCAAGTGGTTTACTTACTGTGCCGGGAAAAGACCCAAAACACGCTGACTGCCTTATTGCTCGCATTAATCGCGTTTTTCCAACGGCGAAAATTGTTCACCGCCTTGATATGGCTACCTCTGGCATTATTTGTTTAGCTATGCACAAAGAAGCGCATCGTAATTTAAGCATTCAGTTTCAAGATAGAAAAACCGCGAAACGCTACATTGCTCGTGTATTTGGTAAGCTTGAGCAAGAAACTGGATCGGTAGATTTACCACTTATTTGTGATTGGCCGAACCGACCAAAGCAAATGGTTGATCACGACAATGGCAAACCGTCATTAACCCATTTTAAAGTGCTTGAATATGAAGGTAATGCAACTCGTGTTGAGCTGACCCCAATTACAGGGCGTTCTCACCAACTGCGTGTGCATATGCTGTCATTAGGTCACCCTATTTTAGGCGATAAGTTGTATGCTCACCCCGAGGCATTCGCCATGGCTCCTCGCTTACAACTGCATGCCGAAATGCTAACCTTAGCTCACCCAGCCAGCGGTGAAACACTGATTTTTGAAGCTGCTCCTGAGTTTTAA
- the rapA gene encoding RNA polymerase-associated protein RapA codes for MNFSLGQRWISDTESDLGLGTVVALEGRQVSILFPASGENRVYSLTEAPVTRVAFNPGDVIRSVEEWELEVESVEEQGELLCYHGTRVDNGEKAQLKETFLDHFIKFNKPQDRLFAGQVDRFDRYTLRYQTWQHQFERQQSPLKGLIGQRANLIPHQLYIAQEVGKRFAPRVLLSDEVGLGKTIEAGMILHQQIISGRASRVLIVVPENLQHQWLVEMLRRFNLHFSIFDEERCDEAFADSPNVFETEQLVLTSLEFLSKKKRWFEQATLADWDLLVVDEAHHLSINNGKPSTEYQRIAELSQDIPGLILLTATPDQLGHRSHFARLQLLDPDRFYDYDAFVEEESNYKEVAEAANQLLGEKGLDDASRATLKELLKETDITDLLAEAEKGDETARNEILSMLLDRHGTGRILFRNSRSGIDGYPSRKLHAYPMAMPKQYKTAMSVLGNMGGIQNAELTALRALFPEKIFQEFEGENASWGAFDPRVDWLIETLKTLKHEKVLLICAKAETALSLEQILREREAIKASVFHEGMSIVERDRAAAYFADEYDSAQILLCSEIGSEGRNFQFSHHLVLFDLPLNPDLLEQRIGRLDRIGQTQDVNIHVPYFENTAQEVLLRWYNEGLDAFETTSTTGQMLYKEYGEELLEFIGAHNCDEEELDPLLEQVAGQNAKLRKQMESGRDRLLELHSSGQGRAESLVADIEELDDQFTLPSYMINVFDTFGVSQEDKGENTIILKPTEHMLNPSFPCLKDDGITVTFDRSTSLSQEDAHFISWDHPMVQGSLDMICDDDFGTASVALLKNKKLPAGTFFVELIFIAEAMAPKALQVGRFLPPTPIRILLDKGSNNLADNVAFDAFNQQLSAVGRQTASKLASALQSAIHPMITSAQGMAQTKLEALRAESLEKMQTALGEEQARLTALKQINPNIRDEELSFFDKQRSELTTYIEKAQVKLDAIRLIVVSH; via the coding sequence ATGAATTTTTCCTTAGGTCAGCGTTGGATCAGTGATACTGAGTCAGATTTAGGATTAGGCACCGTAGTTGCCCTTGAAGGCCGCCAGGTCAGCATTTTATTTCCAGCCAGTGGAGAAAACAGAGTTTATTCTTTAACAGAAGCACCTGTTACTCGTGTCGCATTTAATCCAGGTGATGTTATTCGCAGCGTTGAAGAGTGGGAATTAGAAGTTGAGTCAGTTGAAGAGCAAGGCGAGTTACTATGCTATCATGGCACACGCGTTGATAACGGTGAAAAAGCACAGTTAAAAGAAACTTTTTTAGATCACTTTATCAAATTCAATAAACCACAAGACCGTTTATTTGCAGGCCAAGTGGACCGCTTTGACCGCTACACTCTACGTTACCAAACTTGGCAGCATCAGTTTGAGCGCCAACAATCACCTTTAAAAGGTTTAATTGGTCAGCGAGCAAACCTTATTCCGCATCAGCTTTATATCGCACAAGAAGTCGGTAAACGTTTTGCGCCACGCGTATTACTTTCTGATGAAGTGGGTTTAGGTAAAACCATTGAAGCTGGTATGATTTTACATCAACAAATCATCAGTGGCCGCGCTAGTCGCGTACTGATTGTTGTGCCTGAAAACCTTCAACATCAGTGGTTAGTAGAAATGCTACGCCGCTTTAACTTACATTTTTCTATTTTTGATGAAGAGCGTTGCGATGAAGCCTTTGCTGACTCACCAAACGTATTTGAAACAGAACAGTTAGTACTTACTAGCCTTGAATTTTTAAGTAAGAAAAAACGCTGGTTTGAGCAAGCAACTCTGGCTGATTGGGATTTACTGGTTGTTGATGAAGCACACCATTTAAGTATCAATAATGGTAAACCAAGCACTGAATACCAACGTATAGCGGAGTTAAGCCAAGACATTCCAGGCCTTATCTTATTAACTGCAACGCCAGATCAACTAGGCCATCGCAGCCACTTCGCACGCCTGCAATTACTCGACCCAGATCGTTTCTACGACTACGATGCGTTTGTTGAAGAAGAAAGTAACTACAAAGAGGTTGCCGAAGCAGCCAACCAATTACTCGGTGAAAAAGGCCTTGATGATGCGTCTCGTGCAACATTAAAAGAGCTATTAAAAGAAACCGATATCACTGATCTTTTAGCCGAAGCAGAGAAAGGTGATGAAACGGCGCGCAACGAAATTTTATCAATGTTGTTAGACCGCCATGGTACGGGTCGCATTTTATTTAGAAATAGCCGTAGCGGTATTGATGGGTACCCAAGCCGTAAGCTTCATGCATACCCTATGGCAATGCCTAAACAATATAAAACGGCGATGTCGGTACTGGGTAACATGGGCGGCATTCAAAATGCTGAGCTAACAGCCCTTCGAGCTTTATTTCCTGAAAAGATCTTCCAAGAGTTTGAAGGTGAAAATGCTAGCTGGGGCGCATTTGACCCACGTGTTGATTGGTTAATCGAAACGTTAAAAACCCTTAAACACGAAAAAGTACTGCTTATCTGTGCTAAAGCCGAAACCGCACTTAGCCTAGAACAGATTCTACGTGAGCGTGAAGCGATTAAAGCCTCTGTTTTCCACGAAGGTATGTCGATTGTTGAACGTGACCGTGCAGCCGCTTACTTTGCCGACGAGTACGACAGCGCACAAATTCTACTTTGCTCTGAAATTGGCTCTGAAGGTCGTAACTTCCAATTCTCGCATCACTTAGTATTGTTTGATTTACCGCTCAACCCTGACTTACTTGAGCAACGCATTGGTCGTCTTGACCGTATTGGTCAAACTCAAGACGTAAACATTCATGTGCCGTATTTTGAAAACACCGCACAGGAAGTGTTATTACGTTGGTACAACGAAGGCTTAGATGCGTTTGAAACGACATCGACAACAGGGCAAATGCTGTATAAAGAGTATGGCGAAGAACTACTTGAGTTTATTGGTGCACACAATTGCGACGAAGAAGAACTAGACCCACTGCTAGAACAAGTGGCAGGTCAAAATGCCAAGCTTCGTAAGCAAATGGAAAGTGGTCGTGACCGCTTACTAGAGCTGCATTCAAGTGGCCAAGGCCGAGCCGAAAGTCTTGTTGCTGATATCGAAGAATTAGACGATCAATTCACGCTACCAAGTTATATGATCAATGTGTTCGACACCTTTGGTGTAAGCCAAGAAGATAAAGGTGAAAATACCATTATCTTAAAACCAACTGAGCACATGCTAAATCCATCTTTCCCATGTTTAAAAGATGATGGCATCACAGTAACGTTTGATCGCAGCACCTCGCTTTCGCAAGAAGACGCCCATTTCATCAGCTGGGACCACCCAATGGTGCAAGGCAGCTTAGACATGATTTGTGATGATGACTTTGGTACTGCCTCTGTGGCGTTACTGAAAAACAAAAAGCTACCTGCTGGTACCTTCTTTGTAGAGCTCATTTTCATTGCTGAGGCGATGGCGCCTAAAGCACTTCAGGTTGGCCGCTTCTTGCCACCAACGCCTATCCGTATCTTATTAGATAAGGGCAGTAACAATCTGGCTGATAATGTTGCTTTTGACGCTTTCAATCAGCAGTTGTCTGCGGTTGGTCGCCAAACTGCAAGTAAATTAGCCAGCGCGCTACAAAGTGCCATTCACCCAATGATCACCAGCGCACAAGGCATGGCACAAACCAAGCTAGAAGCACTGCGTGCTGAATCACTAGAGAAAATGCAAACTGCACTGGGTGAAGAGCAAGCTCGTTTAACGGCACTTAAACAGATCAACCCGAATATTCGTGATGAAGAGCTTAGCTTCTTTGATAAACAGCGTAGCGAACTCACGACTTACATCGAAAAAGCCCAAGTTAAACTGGATGCAATTCGTTTAATTGTCGTTTCACACTAA
- a CDS encoding PhoH family protein → MEKASNLDSKMYVLDTNVLLHEPLAYLSFQEHDVVIPMTVLEELDHIKDRKHDVSRDARVAIRGLDEVLKDASPEQMLQGVALPSNKKAKTDSRGRLIIVNDHLFADSISGLPGNENDHRIINCAVHLQKQHSDSKVVLVTKDINMRLKAKGAGLKFVEDYRTDQLIDDIALLTSGYKKIEGDFWQHVGECETEQQGRDTYHHVAKSTISDVFCNEYILDESDHFAARVTSYDDKQITLKDISVERLMSHTAWGVKPKNVYQGMALDALLDPSIELVILTGPAGCGKTLLALASALEMIIEKGIYDKVIVTRNTPEIAESIGFLPGTEEEKMAPWLAAITDTLEVLHKGDENPISSRNYIMEKANVQFKSVNFMRGRSIQNAVVILQPRIGKILKFLPPCFYWPVEKVKRISLNMDFCNDFKHSHNSQSLQSICYLGCKYNTHSSNDANFWRAAS, encoded by the coding sequence ATGGAAAAAGCTTCGAACCTTGATAGTAAAATGTATGTGCTTGATACCAATGTGTTACTCCACGAACCCCTCGCTTATTTATCTTTCCAAGAACACGATGTTGTTATCCCCATGACAGTATTAGAAGAGCTCGACCACATTAAAGATAGAAAACATGACGTTAGCCGTGACGCCCGTGTTGCTATTCGTGGTTTAGATGAAGTGCTAAAGGACGCTTCGCCAGAGCAAATGTTGCAGGGTGTCGCGCTCCCTAGTAACAAAAAGGCTAAAACAGATTCTCGTGGCCGCTTAATTATCGTTAATGACCATTTATTTGCAGACAGTATTTCAGGTTTACCAGGCAACGAAAATGACCACCGAATTATCAATTGTGCTGTGCATTTACAAAAGCAACATAGCGACAGCAAAGTGGTGCTTGTAACTAAAGACATCAATATGCGCCTCAAAGCGAAAGGGGCCGGGCTTAAATTTGTTGAAGATTACAGAACTGACCAATTAATTGATGACATAGCGTTGCTTACTAGTGGCTATAAAAAAATTGAAGGCGACTTTTGGCAACATGTTGGTGAGTGCGAAACAGAACAACAAGGCCGAGATACCTATCACCATGTTGCAAAAAGCACGATTAGCGATGTGTTCTGTAATGAATATATTTTAGATGAAAGCGACCACTTTGCGGCTCGAGTAACAAGCTACGATGATAAACAAATTACTTTAAAAGATATCAGTGTTGAACGTTTGATGAGTCATACTGCTTGGGGCGTTAAACCAAAGAATGTGTATCAAGGAATGGCACTTGATGCATTGCTTGACCCAAGTATTGAACTAGTGATCTTAACCGGCCCCGCTGGTTGTGGTAAAACCTTACTCGCGCTTGCCAGCGCCCTTGAAATGATTATAGAAAAAGGCATTTACGATAAAGTTATTGTTACCCGTAATACTCCTGAAATTGCTGAATCAATCGGCTTTTTACCTGGCACGGAAGAAGAGAAAATGGCGCCTTGGTTGGCTGCGATCACCGATACCTTAGAGGTACTACATAAAGGCGATGAAAACCCAATTTCGAGTCGCAATTACATTATGGAAAAAGCCAACGTACAGTTTAAATCAGTAAACTTTATGCGTGGTCGCAGCATTCAAAATGCCGTTGTTATTTTACAACCCCGAATTGGAAAGATTTTAAAGTTTTTACCCCCTTGTTTTTATTGGCCTGTAGAAAAAGTAAAAAGAATTTCTCTAAACATGGATTTTTGTAACGACTTTAAGCATTCCCACAATAGCCAATCTTTACAGAGTATTTGTTATTTGGGATGTAAGTACAACACGCATTCTAGCAACGATGCAAACTTTTGGAGGGCTGCGTCATGA
- a CDS encoding PhoH family protein — MKSSVENRNPRVLDTSALVHDPKSILSYQDDIYICLTVLEELDNLKERTNKSVSADARVCIRMLEDIINGHSAEEMEAGIPLPSTETAKRGKLFIGIDTQLDMAKELKHGIGSDADNRIINYALYLQKDLDKDVVIVSRDINMRLKARTVGVMAEDVAVDNQISDIDLLYTGVQAFKGDLFDRIKSDKDFKVSGEVYTFPISLFNDEVQPNMYWYDEAGHIGRISEVTDTEVFTKLLPRKQEKVWGILPKNQRQAVALSQLTDPYYDLNIILGPAGSGKTFLAVASALHQVLELKKYKKIVVVRSRDFMDDDPGFLPGDLTEKSMPLLAGITDALISMHSGDNNEGNISATVEHVIEKANIEFTSMAYFRGRSIDDAVLIIDEAQNMTRAQIKGMLSRGGKNCRTIVLGNLAQIDDKFVTPASSGASAAVNVYRNYEKGSVLIFDEVERSSLAEFTEKNM; from the coding sequence ATGAAAAGCTCTGTTGAAAACCGAAACCCTCGTGTTCTTGACACGTCTGCGTTGGTTCATGATCCAAAAAGTATCCTGTCATATCAAGATGATATTTACATCTGTCTAACAGTTCTAGAAGAATTAGATAACTTAAAAGAAAGAACTAACAAATCGGTTAGTGCTGATGCTCGTGTATGTATTCGTATGCTTGAAGATATAATAAATGGGCACAGTGCAGAAGAGATGGAAGCTGGTATTCCACTGCCTTCTACTGAAACAGCTAAACGAGGAAAACTGTTTATTGGAATTGATACCCAGCTCGATATGGCTAAAGAGTTAAAGCACGGTATTGGAAGTGACGCTGACAATAGAATAATTAACTATGCACTGTATCTTCAGAAGGACTTAGATAAAGACGTAGTAATTGTTAGCCGTGACATTAATATGCGCTTGAAAGCTCGAACCGTAGGGGTCATGGCAGAAGACGTTGCCGTAGATAATCAAATATCAGATATTGATCTTTTATACACAGGGGTACAAGCCTTTAAAGGAGATCTTTTTGATCGAATTAAATCAGACAAAGACTTCAAGGTTTCAGGAGAAGTTTATACTTTCCCAATAAGTCTATTTAATGATGAAGTTCAGCCAAACATGTATTGGTACGATGAAGCTGGACACATTGGGCGAATTTCAGAAGTAACAGATACTGAGGTATTCACAAAGTTATTGCCTCGTAAACAAGAAAAAGTATGGGGCATTTTGCCTAAAAATCAGCGTCAGGCAGTAGCTTTAAGCCAATTAACAGATCCATATTATGACTTAAATATCATCCTTGGCCCTGCTGGCTCCGGAAAAACTTTTTTAGCAGTTGCTTCGGCGCTGCATCAAGTATTGGAGTTAAAAAAGTACAAAAAAATCGTTGTGGTGCGCTCCAGAGACTTTATGGACGATGATCCGGGGTTTTTACCCGGTGACCTGACAGAGAAATCAATGCCGTTATTAGCAGGTATAACAGATGCGCTTATATCAATGCATTCAGGTGATAACAATGAAGGTAATATTAGTGCAACTGTTGAGCATGTGATCGAAAAAGCCAATATAGAATTTACTAGTATGGCTTACTTCCGAGGTCGTTCAATAGACGATGCTGTTTTAATCATTGATGAAGCTCAAAACATGACTAGAGCGCAAATTAAGGGCATGTTAAGCCGTGGTGGCAAAAATTGTCGCACAATCGTGTTGGGCAACTTAGCCCAGATTGATGATAAGTTTGTCACACCCGCATCTTCAGGTGCTAGCGCGGCTGTTAACGTGTATAGAAACTATGAAAAAGGCTCAGTATTGATATTTGATGAAGTAGAGCGTAGTAGCTTGGCTGAATTCACTGAAAAGAACATGTAG
- a CDS encoding DUF411 domain-containing protein has translation MINKYLKIAVVMLLSPAFANANEHNHAHNNDVTPLELIVYKTPTCGCCKKWITHIEDKGIVAHSKDFRNIGNIKTKYGIKPNYRSCHTAVSRNGFAFEGHIPAKFIQQFLSEEHPNAIGLSVPAMPVGSPGMEVDDRFMPYNVLILFKDGTSKVYAKVKTYEEQF, from the coding sequence ATGATCAATAAGTATTTAAAAATAGCAGTAGTAATGCTGCTTTCACCTGCGTTTGCAAACGCCAACGAACATAACCATGCACACAATAACGACGTAACACCTTTGGAGTTAATCGTTTATAAAACCCCTACTTGTGGGTGTTGTAAAAAATGGATAACTCATATTGAAGACAAAGGGATCGTTGCGCATTCCAAAGATTTCCGAAACATCGGCAACATCAAAACTAAGTATGGTATCAAACCTAATTACCGTTCATGCCACACGGCAGTGAGTAGAAATGGATTTGCCTTTGAAGGTCATATACCTGCTAAATTTATTCAGCAGTTCTTATCAGAAGAACATCCCAATGCGATTGGGCTTTCAGTTCCAGCAATGCCAGTTGGCTCTCCCGGTATGGAAGTCGATGACCGCTTTATGCCATACAACGTGTTAATTCTATTTAAAGATGGAACGAGCAAAGTCTATGCAAAAGTTAAGACATACGAGGAGCAATTCTAA
- a CDS encoding TolC family protein codes for MKLNSSNLTSLSTALILGLSVFSAQAEKVVSLEQAITLAQQNDPWLHGSRLKQSAVENRSIASGTLPDPKVSLGIMNLPTDTWDLDQEGMTQLKVGVSQMFPRGDSLEIKKDQLQIESTKFPLLREDRKAKLKSQVSQLWLDAYLAQQTIKLIEDDWSLFEQMAEVAKASYSNVVGKTRQQDVIRAQLEIVQLDDRLTSQKQKLETTIARLNEWLHIYDADRLNESFNFDAQPLEFSVSKELPSIQLNNPTVLKASNYSRNLLAQELSNHPAILAIDIKRKASEKGIELAKQQYEPQWGVNASYAYRDNMPSGDSRADLFSVGVTFDLPLFTENRQDKQVAASIADSETIKTEKLLLTKQMISVLEKELRQLKRLSDRQSIYQEQLLKQTHDQAEASLTAYTNDDGDFAEVVRARIAELNTRISALRIDVDALKTVARINYFFAHSQSNSNAEHKSMQTSHKTNQHLSSQQFGEK; via the coding sequence ATGAAATTGAACTCTTCAAACCTTACTTCACTTTCAACTGCATTAATACTCGGCTTATCTGTATTCTCAGCTCAAGCTGAGAAAGTAGTGTCGCTTGAACAAGCTATCACCTTAGCTCAGCAAAATGATCCTTGGCTTCATGGTAGCCGATTGAAACAAAGTGCAGTTGAAAATAGAAGTATTGCTTCAGGTACTTTGCCTGATCCGAAAGTATCGCTAGGGATAATGAATTTACCAACAGATACTTGGGATTTAGATCAGGAAGGAATGACTCAGCTAAAGGTTGGCGTCTCTCAAATGTTTCCGAGAGGCGACAGTCTAGAGATCAAGAAAGACCAGTTACAAATTGAGTCCACGAAATTTCCACTGTTACGAGAGGATCGTAAAGCTAAGTTGAAAAGCCAAGTGTCACAACTTTGGTTAGATGCTTACTTAGCCCAACAAACTATTAAATTGATTGAAGATGATTGGTCTCTCTTTGAGCAGATGGCGGAAGTGGCTAAAGCTAGCTATTCAAACGTTGTTGGTAAAACTAGACAGCAAGATGTTATTCGTGCTCAGTTGGAAATCGTGCAGTTAGATGACAGATTAACTTCGCAAAAGCAGAAACTAGAAACGACAATCGCTCGTCTCAATGAGTGGCTTCATATTTACGATGCGGATCGTTTGAATGAATCATTCAACTTTGACGCGCAACCATTAGAGTTTAGCGTCTCAAAAGAATTGCCTTCGATTCAATTGAATAATCCAACAGTCCTAAAAGCATCTAATTACTCAAGAAATCTATTGGCTCAGGAGCTTTCGAATCACCCAGCCATACTTGCGATTGATATAAAACGCAAAGCTTCAGAAAAAGGAATTGAGTTAGCCAAACAGCAATATGAGCCGCAATGGGGTGTTAATGCTAGTTATGCCTATCGCGACAATATGCCCTCTGGTGATAGCCGAGCTGATTTATTTTCTGTTGGGGTAACGTTTGATTTACCCTTGTTTACCGAGAACAGACAAGATAAGCAAGTTGCAGCTTCTATTGCAGATTCAGAGACTATTAAAACCGAGAAACTATTACTGACAAAGCAAATGATCAGTGTTTTAGAAAAAGAACTAAGACAGCTTAAACGCTTATCAGATAGACAATCTATCTATCAAGAACAACTCCTTAAACAAACTCATGACCAAGCAGAAGCGTCATTGACAGCCTACACAAATGATGATGGCGATTTTGCCGAAGTTGTTCGAGCAAGAATTGCCGAATTAAATACCAGAATATCAGCTTTAAGAATTGATGTTGACGCACTTAAAACAGTTGCTCGTATCAACTATTTCTTTGCGCATTCTCAATCTAACTCAAATGCTGAACATAAGTCGATGCAAACTTCACACAAAACTAATCAGCACTTATCCAGTCAGCAATTTGGAGAAAAATAA
- a CDS encoding efflux RND transporter periplasmic adaptor subunit, with protein MSTNTKTIIAIIIGAALGAGALSLYQGTGSNSNSNEATSGEKKPLYWVAPMDSNYRRDKPGKSPMGMDLIPVYEEGSSGDDFGPGAVKIAPHVVNNLGVRTAPVELKNMHTEISTVGYVQYDEDKLIHIHPRVDGWIDKLYIKAAGNPVEKGQPLYTLYSPQLVNAQEELLIALKRNNSSLISAAKDRLKALQLSADFVQKLEKTRKVQQTITFYSPQAGVVDGLKVREGFYVKPGNTLLSIGQLDQVWVEAEVFERDAALIKKGLPVSMTLDYLPGEDWAGVVDYVYPTLNSKTRTLRVRLKFDNTDYQLKPNMFAQVSIHANQADSTILVPKEAVIRTGKQDRVVLALGDGQFKSIEVTIGRVDIDSIEILDGLNEDDVVVTSAQFLIDSESSKSSDFKRMTHDEVPNSVWMQGDVNSVMAGHRMVNISHGPAEAWDWPEMVMDFTVAEKVDIDSLKSGQSLHFEVSKTEDGGYEITGIHIMSEPEVSSATVSGLINAIDIDTRILNISRGPIEKWDRPAATMDFIVADNIEMVDFNVGDNVTFTFEVRDDLVITDISLESDEQHGKENKAAVDHSNH; from the coding sequence ATGTCAACGAATACAAAAACAATTATTGCCATCATCATTGGGGCAGCACTTGGTGCTGGAGCATTGAGTTTATATCAAGGTACTGGCTCAAACAGTAATAGTAATGAAGCAACATCAGGAGAAAAAAAGCCTCTGTATTGGGTTGCACCGATGGATTCTAATTACCGCCGGGACAAGCCCGGTAAGTCGCCTATGGGGATGGATCTAATTCCAGTGTATGAGGAAGGATCATCTGGTGATGACTTTGGCCCCGGAGCAGTAAAAATTGCGCCTCATGTAGTGAATAACCTTGGGGTTCGCACTGCACCTGTTGAACTGAAAAATATGCATACTGAAATCTCAACGGTAGGTTATGTTCAATATGATGAAGATAAGCTAATTCATATCCACCCACGGGTTGATGGCTGGATTGATAAACTTTACATCAAAGCAGCAGGTAACCCTGTAGAGAAAGGGCAGCCTCTTTATACACTATATTCTCCTCAGTTAGTTAATGCTCAGGAAGAGCTGTTAATAGCGTTAAAGCGCAACAATAGTTCTTTAATTTCAGCAGCCAAAGATCGCCTAAAAGCGTTACAGCTTTCAGCAGACTTTGTTCAAAAGCTAGAAAAGACACGAAAGGTTCAGCAAACAATTACCTTTTATTCACCACAAGCAGGTGTTGTCGATGGTTTGAAGGTTAGAGAAGGTTTTTATGTAAAGCCGGGAAACACCTTATTAAGCATTGGCCAGCTAGATCAAGTTTGGGTTGAAGCAGAAGTGTTTGAACGTGACGCAGCCTTAATTAAAAAAGGACTTCCTGTATCAATGACACTGGATTATTTACCCGGTGAGGACTGGGCTGGTGTCGTTGATTATGTTTATCCAACATTGAACAGTAAAACACGCACACTCCGAGTGAGATTGAAATTTGATAACACAGACTATCAATTAAAACCAAATATGTTTGCACAAGTCTCTATTCACGCTAATCAAGCTGATAGCACCATCCTCGTGCCTAAAGAAGCCGTTATTAGAACAGGTAAACAGGACAGAGTAGTACTTGCGTTAGGTGATGGGCAATTTAAATCTATTGAAGTGACTATTGGCCGGGTTGATATCGACAGCATCGAAATATTAGACGGCTTAAATGAAGATGACGTTGTGGTGACATCTGCCCAATTCTTGATTGATTCTGAATCAAGTAAAAGCTCTGACTTTAAACGAATGACTCATGATGAAGTGCCTAACTCTGTTTGGATGCAAGGGGATGTTAATAGTGTTATGGCAGGGCACCGCATGGTTAATATTTCACATGGCCCTGCTGAAGCTTGGGATTGGCCTGAAATGGTTATGGATTTTACTGTGGCTGAAAAAGTCGATATTGACTCATTAAAGTCAGGTCAATCTTTGCACTTTGAAGTGAGCAAAACCGAAGACGGTGGATATGAAATTACTGGAATTCATATCATGAGTGAGCCTGAAGTATCATCAGCAACAGTATCTGGTTTGATTAATGCGATTGATATTGATACACGGATTCTAAATATTAGCAGAGGCCCAATAGAGAAATGGGATAGACCTGCTGCGACGATGGATTTTATCGTCGCGGACAATATAGAAATGGTTGATTTCAATGTCGGTGATAATGTCACTTTCACTTTTGAGGTTAGAGATGACTTAGTTATCACTGACATTTCTCTTGAATCAGATGAACAACACGGCAAGGAAAATAAAGCTGCTGTTGATCATTCTAATCATTAA